In the Thiobacillus sp. genome, one interval contains:
- a CDS encoding GDP-mannose 4,6-dehydratase has product MNRKVALITGITGQDGAYLAEFLLDKGYEVHGIKRRTSL; this is encoded by the coding sequence ATGAACCGTAAAGTTGCTTTGATCACCGGCATTACCGGCCAGGACGGCGCCTACCTCGCCGAATTTCTTCTGGACAAAGGCTACGAAGTCCACGGCATCAAGCGCCGCACCAGCCTG